The proteins below come from a single Mycobacterium parmense genomic window:
- the crgA gene encoding cell division protein CrgA, translated as MPKSKVRKKNDFTVGTVSRTPVKVKVGPSSVWFVALFVGLMLIGLVWLMVFQLAAVGSQAPTALNWMAQLGPWNYAIAFAFMITGLLLTMRWH; from the coding sequence ATGCCCAAGTCCAAGGTCCGCAAGAAGAACGACTTCACCGTCGGCACCGTGAGCCGCACACCGGTGAAGGTCAAGGTCGGTCCGTCGAGTGTGTGGTTCGTTGCGCTATTCGTCGGTCTCATGCTGATCGGGCTCGTCTGGCTCATGGTCTTCCAGTTGGCTGCGGTCGGCAGCCAGGCCCCGACGGCCCTCAACTGGATGGCGCAATTGGGCCCGTGGAACTACGCGATCGCGTTCGCTTTCATGATCACCGGATTGTTGCTGACAATGCGGTGGCACTGA